In Clostridium sporogenes, one genomic interval encodes:
- a CDS encoding pyridoxamine 5'-phosphate oxidase family protein codes for MRRPDRAITEFDDIVKVMKACKVCHVAFHDDEYPYVVPMTFGLEVKDNEEVSIYLS; via the coding sequence ATGAGAAGACCCGATAGAGCAATTACCGAGTTTGATGATATTGTAAAGGTAATGAAGGCTTGTAAAGTCTGTCATGTAGCATTTCATGATGATGAATATCCATATGTAGTTCCAATGACCTTTGGTTTGGAAGTAAAAGATAACGAAGAAGTAAGTATATATTTGAGCTGA
- a CDS encoding antibiotic biosynthesis monooxygenase family protein: MFTEKFLEVLKHELVKIDGFIRSERFSSLVNERKILSLSVWEDEDAVSKWRNIVEHCMA, encoded by the coding sequence ATGTTTACAGAAAAATTCTTAGAGGTATTGAAACACGAGCTGGTAAAAATAGATGGCTTTATTCGCTCTGAGCGATTTTCAAGTTTAGTAAATGAGAGAAAAATACTTAGCCTATCCGTTTGGGAAGATGAGGATGCAGTAAGCAAATGGCGTAATATTGTTGAACACTGCATGGCTTAA
- a CDS encoding PLP-dependent aminotransferase family protein: MLYIDRGSNIPIYQQIYEQMKRDIISGNLPVESRVISTRVLASELQVARNSVENAYDQLRLEGYITSIPGSGYIVNKLEFDLIQESPKEQRQSKLLTEHLAALPDKIKYSFQYGELDETNFPKKIWRTYVANVLDEPLAHSMHSYGDGKGDPQLRQQIKQYLYHSRGVQCETEQIILCSGTQSALEIIIRIFSGKKTVAMEEPCYDGARAVFQSNGFKILPVPVREDGIDLQKLSSQSIPMVYLSPSHQFPTGAVMPIHNRMEVLNLARQRDMMIIEDDYDSEFRYKGRPIPSLQSIDQAGRVIYVGTFSKALSPGLRISYLVLPTWLLAAYQEKYRGYQCTIPLIEQKVLLHFMQDGHWEKHIRRVCLSQKRKHDTLIAAIQQIIGDRVGVYGHHAGLHILLEFVDGQQEDTLVQKAMRYGVQVRPVSPFWLEKDCYSGNAVVLGYGKIKEKDIVPSVELLNKAWFEE, translated from the coding sequence ATGCTGTACATTGACCGTGGGAGCAATATACCGATATATCAGCAAATTTATGAACAAATGAAACGGGACATTATAAGCGGAAATTTACCTGTGGAATCACGTGTCATCTCCACACGAGTGCTGGCCAGCGAATTGCAGGTCGCCAGAAACTCGGTAGAAAATGCCTATGATCAACTTAGGTTGGAAGGATATATCACGAGTATACCGGGGTCTGGGTATATCGTGAACAAGTTGGAGTTTGATTTGATTCAGGAATCACCCAAGGAGCAACGGCAAAGCAAGCTGTTGACGGAACATCTCGCCGCGCTCCCCGATAAAATTAAATACAGCTTTCAATATGGCGAGCTTGATGAAACCAATTTTCCAAAGAAGATCTGGCGGACGTATGTGGCGAACGTTCTGGATGAACCTCTGGCACATTCAATGCACAGTTACGGAGATGGGAAAGGTGACCCTCAGTTGCGCCAGCAGATAAAGCAATATCTTTATCACAGCCGGGGAGTACAATGCGAAACAGAACAGATTATCCTTTGCAGCGGTACGCAGTCTGCATTGGAGATCATTATAAGAATTTTTTCGGGCAAGAAAACCGTAGCGATGGAAGAACCATGTTATGACGGTGCAAGAGCAGTATTTCAAAGCAACGGCTTTAAAATATTGCCTGTTCCAGTTCGTGAAGACGGCATTGATTTACAAAAACTTTCGTCACAATCGATTCCAATGGTTTATCTCTCTCCCTCACACCAGTTCCCAACAGGCGCGGTTATGCCTATTCATAACCGGATGGAGGTATTAAATCTTGCACGCCAGCGAGACATGATGATTATTGAGGATGACTACGACAGCGAGTTTCGGTACAAGGGAAGACCCATTCCGTCACTGCAATCTATCGATCAAGCTGGTCGCGTGATCTATGTTGGGACTTTTTCTAAGGCTTTATCACCGGGGCTGCGAATATCCTACTTGGTGTTGCCAACTTGGCTATTAGCTGCTTATCAGGAGAAATACAGAGGGTATCAATGCACGATTCCGCTGATTGAGCAAAAGGTACTCCTGCATTTCATGCAAGACGGGCATTGGGAAAAACATATCCGCAGAGTTTGCCTGAGTCAGAAAAGAAAGCATGATACCCTGATTGCCGCTATCCAGCAGATCATAGGCGACCGAGTTGGGGTTTACGGTCATCATGCCGGATTGCACATATTACTTGAGTTTGTGGATGGACAGCAAGAGGACACTCTTGTACAAAAAGCTATGCGGTATGGTGTTCAGGTGCGCCCGGTATCTCCGTTCTGGCTGGAAAAGGACTGTTATTCGGGCAATGCTGTCGTGCTGGGATATGGAAAGATAAAAGAAAAAGATATTGTACCTTCGGTAGAGCTTTTAAACAAGGCATGGTTTGAAGAGTGA
- a CDS encoding DNA repair protein, whose protein sequence is MYFEYGREETEFLKSRDELLGAAIDRIGHIYRAVDSDLFSSVVHHIIGQQISTRAQATIWKRLEDRLEIVDADAICSLGLVELQKLGMTFRKAENNLRECLQP, encoded by the coding sequence TTGTATTTTGAATATGGCCGCGAAGAAACTGAATTTTTAAAAAGCCGCGATGAATTGCTGGGGGCGGCAATTGACCGAATTGGGCATATATACCGGGCAGTCGATAGCGATCTTTTTTCTTCTGTCGTTCATCATATCATCGGACAACAAATCTCCACTCGGGCGCAAGCGACAATCTGGAAAAGACTAGAGGATAGGTTGGAAATTGTCGATGCTGATGCTATCTGCTCTCTTGGATTAGTAGAACTTCAAAAACTGGGTATGACATTTAGGAAGGCAGAAAACAATCTCCGTGAATGTTTGCAGCCATGA
- a CDS encoding pyridoxamine 5'-phosphate oxidase family protein — protein MRLKEREIRDINEIFQVIENRSAVHVGMVDEGKPYVVALNFGYDREDDDLILYLHSAMEGRKMDILRKNPAVYFQMDCVNELMKTTPENPCAYSWRFDSAMGSGNVEFIEDETGKSHALTRIL, from the coding sequence ATGAGACTAAAAGAAAGAGAAATAAGAGATATCAACGAGATTTTCCAAGTTATTGAAAATCGTAGTGCTGTTCATGTTGGTATGGTGGATGAAGGCAAGCCATATGTTGTAGCGCTTAACTTTGGGTATGACCGCGAAGACGATGACTTAATCTTGTATCTTCATAGTGCCATGGAAGGCAGAAAAATGGATATTTTAAGAAAAAATCCAGCAGTGTATTTTCAAATGGATTGTGTAAATGAACTGATGAAAACAACACCGGAAAACCCTTGTGCGTACAGTTGGAGGTTTGACAGCGCAATGGGCAGTGGAAATGTAGAATTTATTGAAGATGAAACAGGTAAGTCACATGCGCTCACTCGCATTCTCTAG
- a CDS encoding DUF4491 family protein, protein MNWYGIAIGIGSFFIIGVLDPVVIKVEYYFRKKVRPAFLLLGIDCNVVSLAVGHIVISVLLAVLGFSLFWSIRELRQQKERVKKGWFPKNPKKK, encoded by the coding sequence ATGAACTGGTATGGAATTGCAATAGGAATCGGATCGTTTTTCATTATTGGTGTATTGGATCCAGTGGTGATTAAAGTAGAGTATTATTTTCGCAAAAAGGTGCGGCCCGCATTTTTATTGCTTGGGATTGATTGTAATGTTGTATCTCTAGCAGTAGGCCATATAGTGATATCTGTTCTGTTGGCTGTTTTGGGATTTTCCCTGTTTTGGAGCATCAGAGAACTACGTCAACAGAAGGAAAGGGTGAAAAAAGGATGGTTTCCGAAAAATCCGAAGAAGAAATAA
- a CDS encoding YbaN family protein, translating to MVSEKSEEEIIKYERRSKLVKFIYLAVGLVFLGIGLLGVVLPVLPTTPFLLITTYCFAKGSYRFHHWFCNTHIYQKYIENYIKERAMTLKAKLSILIFASTFMMIAFATIRILLARCFLIAVMLFHWWYFFFRIKTK from the coding sequence ATGGTTTCCGAAAAATCCGAAGAAGAAATAATTAAATATGAGCGCAGATCCAAATTAGTGAAATTTATTTACCTCGCCGTGGGGCTGGTATTTTTGGGAATTGGACTGCTGGGTGTAGTGCTGCCGGTTCTTCCTACAACGCCATTTCTACTAATCACTACTTATTGCTTTGCGAAAGGGTCTTACCGGTTCCATCACTGGTTTTGTAATACCCATATTTATCAGAAGTATATAGAAAACTATATAAAGGAAAGAGCGATGACGCTTAAAGCAAAGCTTTCAATTTTAATATTCGCGTCCACCTTTATGATGATTGCATTTGCGACGATCCGTATTTTACTTGCGAGATGTTTTCTAATTGCAGTCATGCTCTTTCACTGGTGGTACTTCTTTTTTCGTATTAAAACAAAATAG
- a CDS encoding pyridoxamine 5'-phosphate oxidase family protein, whose protein sequence is MQYRMKTHPLSEERLNDLLARVQTGSLATLNADGTPYNTPVHFVHINECIYVHGLPKGQKIDNIIRDSKVGFTMYDMQELLLDASGKPCDTNTKYESAIATGSAALVEDMGEKKMVLQKIVEKYTPHLTYAPLPENMVRGTAVIRISIAELTGKYYE, encoded by the coding sequence ATGCAATACAGAATGAAAACGCACCCTTTATCAGAAGAACGGTTGAATGATTTATTGGCAAGAGTACAAACGGGCAGCTTGGCAACCCTCAATGCAGACGGCACCCCATATAATACGCCGGTTCACTTTGTCCATATAAATGAGTGTATTTATGTGCATGGGCTGCCGAAGGGACAAAAGATTGACAATATCATTCGTGACAGTAAAGTAGGATTTACCATGTATGATATGCAGGAGCTCCTGCTTGATGCAAGCGGTAAGCCCTGTGATACAAATACAAAATATGAGAGTGCAATTGCAACAGGAAGCGCCGCTTTGGTCGAGGACATGGGAGAGAAAAAAATGGTGCTACAGAAAATTGTGGAAAAATATACTCCCCATCTGACGTACGCACCACTTCCCGAGAATATGGTCCGAGGTACTGCCGTAATACGAATCAGCATTGCTGAGTTGACGGGCAAGTATTATGAATGA
- a CDS encoding TnpV protein — translation MVKFEFEYTEIDGLLYPNIEIDGKALLNNLGKYGLLGLNYLHEQKLGMYRELLLTGKLAEHCTTIDWAAFEMAERIRADYLKLHPMPKEDIMERIHISIQAQMVSDEFVVAKLICI, via the coding sequence ATGGTAAAGTTTGAATTTGAATACACAGAGATTGATGGATTGCTGTACCCTAATATTGAAATTGATGGAAAAGCCTTGCTTAACAACTTAGGAAAATACGGCTTACTTGGACTAAATTATTTACATGAACAAAAGCTGGGGATGTATCGTGAGTTACTTTTGACTGGCAAGCTGGCAGAACATTGCACTACGATTGATTGGGCTGCTTTTGAGATGGCAGAACGGATTCGCGCCGATTATTTGAAATTGCATCCCATGCCGAAAGAAGATATCATGGAACGTATTCATATCTCTATACAAGCTCAGATGGTTTCAGATGAGTTTGTAGTAGCTAAACTTATCTGCATTTAG
- a CDS encoding tetratricopeptide repeat protein, with protein MNNELKFSKLVTEANVCFDSKNYKKAAELYDDALSLSPMFKDIKSVRKNLSKAKILNESSNNFNEGMDSFKNKNYESAMYLFSKIPKEDTQNYKEAIKKIEESKPLLTKHMIEKANKEASNNEFGNALSFIDQGLKNDPNNKELISLKNKCEKQNDVMQAAQDKANAEAEAEKAKAEAEKYKPKRITQSDNYNVWSVYLKEGVNTFKISVPNEDAENVIAKLEGSLLINEIGQGTYANSIKIPNDGWYRLEITAINGYSWKFE; from the coding sequence ATGAATAATGAACTTAAATTTTCTAAATTAGTCACTGAAGCTAATGTATGTTTTGACAGTAAAAATTATAAAAAAGCTGCTGAATTATATGATGATGCATTAAGTCTTTCACCAATGTTTAAAGATATAAAAAGTGTTAGAAAAAATTTATCTAAAGCAAAAATATTAAATGAATCAAGCAATAATTTTAATGAAGGTATGGATAGTTTTAAGAATAAAAATTATGAATCTGCAATGTATCTATTTAGTAAAATACCAAAAGAAGATACACAAAATTATAAAGAAGCAATAAAGAAAATTGAAGAGAGTAAGCCACTTTTGACCAAACATATGATAGAAAAAGCTAATAAAGAAGCATCAAATAATGAATTTGGCAATGCACTTTCTTTTATAGATCAAGGTTTAAAAAATGATCCTAATAATAAAGAATTAATTAGTTTAAAAAATAAATGTGAAAAACAAAATGATGTTATGCAAGCAGCCCAAGATAAAGCTAATGCGGAAGCGGAAGCTGAAAAAGCTAAAGCTGAAGCTGAAAAATATAAGCCTAAAAGAATAACACAATCAGACAACTACAATGTTTGGTCTGTATATCTTAAAGAAGGAGTAAATACATTTAAAATAAGTGTACCAAATGAGGATGCAGAAAATGTTATAGCTAAACTGGAAGGGTCGTTACTTATAAATGAAATTGGACAAGGAACTTATGCGAATAGTATTAAAATTCCTAACGATGGATGGTATAGATTAGAAATAACGGCTATTAACGGATATAGCTGGAAGTTTGAATAG
- a CDS encoding endonuclease MutS2, which produces MNKETLEKLHYYELKETIKEYCVSGLGKRLIDKLEPSSNIKIVNQRLDETSEGRRLLDVSYNIPLEGIFNILPLIEKVEKGASLEPTDLTMMSNFLRGCRKVKLFIKDKEGYAPTLSAYGENICDLSYIEEEINRSIRGSVVDSNASRELKKIRRNIDICESKIKEKLDKFLRNSSNKEYIQEFFVSQRDGKHTIAIKAAHKNKVQGTIVETSSKGTTVFMEPNVISKHTSDLTVLKAEESVEEYKILATLTGMLFERIKDLKMNVDVISEYDMIWAKAKYSKVINGIKPKLNDYGYIKIIKGKYPLIKDSIPLDFQIGKNYRGLIITGPNAGGKTIVLKTIGLLTLAIQSGFHIEAEEGTEFSVFKKLFVDIGDNQSVENALSTFSSHVKNLAEIIRESTKSALLLFDEIGSGTEPNEGSALAIAILEELYHKGSITISTTHYGEIKNFSKEHPDFENAAMEFEKETLEPLYKLSIGKVGDSNALYISRKMGLYDSIIDRARKYMDTKSYNYNLIEDSKIIKNKELQAEEDFYEYSVGDKVILLENNESAIVYKERDRLNNVTILYNKVFIEVNYKRIKLELKASELYPEGYDLNQLFISYKERKLEKDIKRGSKKALKRIRKETLKRSK; this is translated from the coding sequence ATGAATAAAGAAACATTAGAAAAATTACATTATTATGAATTAAAAGAAACGATAAAAGAATATTGCGTCAGCGGATTAGGAAAAAGATTAATAGATAAATTAGAACCTAGTAGTAATATAAAGATTGTAAATCAAAGACTAGATGAAACATCTGAGGGAAGAAGGTTATTAGATGTCTCTTATAATATACCATTAGAGGGTATTTTTAATATATTGCCCCTTATTGAAAAAGTTGAAAAAGGAGCATCTTTAGAACCCACTGATTTGACTATGATGTCAAATTTTTTAAGAGGATGTAGGAAAGTTAAGTTATTCATAAAAGACAAAGAGGGATATGCACCTACATTGAGTGCTTATGGAGAGAATATTTGTGACTTGAGCTATATTGAAGAGGAAATAAATAGATCAATTAGAGGTAGTGTGGTTGACTCAAATGCTAGTAGGGAGCTTAAAAAAATAAGAAGAAATATTGATATATGTGAAAGTAAGATAAAGGAAAAGTTAGATAAGTTCCTTAGAAATAGTTCAAATAAAGAGTATATTCAAGAATTCTTTGTTAGTCAGCGAGATGGAAAACATACCATTGCAATTAAGGCAGCACATAAAAATAAAGTTCAAGGAACTATCGTTGAAACGTCTTCAAAGGGAACAACAGTCTTTATGGAGCCAAATGTTATCTCAAAGCATACAAGTGACTTAACAGTATTAAAAGCGGAAGAAAGTGTGGAAGAATACAAAATATTAGCCACTTTAACAGGGATGCTTTTTGAAAGAATAAAAGATTTAAAGATGAATGTTGATGTTATATCTGAATATGATATGATTTGGGCAAAAGCTAAATATAGTAAAGTAATAAATGGGATTAAACCTAAACTAAATGACTATGGATATATAAAAATAATTAAAGGGAAATATCCTCTTATTAAAGATAGTATACCTTTAGACTTTCAAATTGGAAAAAACTATAGAGGATTAATAATAACAGGACCAAATGCAGGTGGTAAAACAATAGTATTAAAGACAATTGGGTTATTAACATTAGCAATACAATCTGGATTCCATATAGAAGCTGAGGAAGGAACAGAATTTTCAGTATTTAAAAAGTTATTTGTTGATATTGGAGATAATCAAAGTGTTGAAAATGCATTAAGTACATTTTCATCTCATGTAAAAAATCTAGCTGAAATAATTAGAGAAAGTACAAAATCAGCATTACTATTGTTTGATGAAATTGGTAGTGGAACAGAACCAAATGAGGGATCTGCTTTGGCTATTGCAATATTAGAAGAATTGTATCATAAGGGCTCTATAACTATATCAACTACTCATTATGGAGAAATAAAAAACTTTTCAAAAGAACATCCTGATTTTGAAAATGCAGCTATGGAATTTGAGAAAGAAACTTTAGAACCATTATATAAGCTTAGCATAGGAAAAGTAGGAGATAGTAATGCTTTATATATTTCTAGAAAGATGGGATTATATGATTCAATTATTGATAGAGCAAGAAAATATATGGATACAAAAAGTTATAATTATAATTTAATAGAAGACAGCAAGATTATAAAAAATAAAGAGTTACAAGCAGAGGAAGATTTTTATGAATACTCTGTAGGGGATAAAGTTATTCTTTTAGAAAATAATGAATCAGCTATTGTATATAAAGAAAGAGATAGATTAAATAATGTGACTATACTATATAATAAAGTATTTATTGAAGTTAACTATAAAAGAATAAAACTAGAATTAAAGGCAAGTGAACTTTATCCAGAGGGGTATGATTTAAATCAGTTATTTATAAGTTATAAGGAAAGAAAGTTAGAAAAGGATATTAAGAGAGGATCTAAAAAAGCATTAAAAAGAATAAGAAAAGAAACTTTAAAACGTTCTAAATAA
- a CDS encoding VOC family protein, with product MNIKFNTVTVKDLNESLKFYKEILGFTEIKRFNPMEGVTIAFLKDEDSGLIELIEYQNTSEDDDIRESIVSIGIGVVDLERTLNELKDKGVELIRGPIEVPSGEKFAFIKDPNGVEIELIQGFDILMS from the coding sequence ATGAATATTAAGTTCAATACAGTTACTGTGAAAGATTTAAATGAATCATTAAAATTTTATAAAGAAATTTTAGGATTTACGGAGATAAAAAGATTTAATCCTATGGAAGGGGTCACTATAGCTTTTTTAAAAGATGAAGATTCAGGACTAATTGAATTGATTGAGTATCAAAATACTTCCGAAGATGACGATATCAGAGAATCAATTGTGTCAATCGGTATAGGCGTTGTAGATTTAGAAAGAACTTTAAATGAACTAAAGGACAAAGGAGTAGAGCTTATACGTGGTCCAATAGAAGTTCCAAGTGGCGAAAAGTTTGCATTTATAAAAGATCCTAATGGTGTTGAGATAGAATTAATCCAAGGATTCGATATACTTATGTCATAG
- a CDS encoding Zn-dependent hydrolase — protein MLSCDKKRLEDKIITFSKFGATENDGITRLSLSKPALQARVEFSKRMNELGATITTDDMGNMYATFKGSEENLPHIAMGSHCDSVVQGGNYDGILGILTAMEVAETIVTEKISHRRPITVMIWTNEEGARFDPAMMSSGVITGKFDKARMLDSKDKNGIFFGEALDASGYKGEEKNRINPKDYMALLELHIEQGPVLESSKVDIGVVEGVVGMVNYEFEFIGQAGHAGTVPQKMRKDALLAASEAIQYLHKELDKLHDNLVYTTGRIICFPNIHTIIPDNVKFTLDARHQDPKVIQQVVKIIENIPKELANCKVTYRKLWSRKTVSFNNKLINFVEKNANLYGYSNMRMYSGPGHDAQFAADMLPTTMIFVPSIGGHSHCEIEKTPLDNCLKGANVLLQTILDIDKK, from the coding sequence ATGTTAAGTTGTGATAAAAAAAGATTAGAAGATAAGATTATTACCTTCAGTAAATTCGGCGCTACAGAAAATGATGGAATAACAAGATTATCTTTATCAAAGCCAGCCCTTCAGGCAAGAGTAGAATTTTCAAAAAGAATGAATGAACTAGGAGCAACTATAACAACAGATGATATGGGAAATATGTATGCTACTTTCAAAGGATCTGAAGAAAACCTTCCCCATATTGCAATGGGATCGCATTGTGATTCCGTAGTACAAGGTGGGAATTATGATGGTATTTTAGGGATACTTACAGCAATGGAAGTAGCTGAAACTATAGTTACAGAAAAAATTTCCCATCGTCGTCCAATTACAGTTATGATTTGGACTAATGAAGAAGGCGCTCGTTTTGACCCTGCTATGATGTCCTCAGGTGTTATTACAGGTAAATTTGATAAAGCAAGAATGTTAGATTCTAAGGATAAAAATGGTATATTCTTTGGTGAAGCACTAGATGCAAGCGGATACAAAGGTGAAGAAAAAAACAGAATAAATCCCAAAGATTATATGGCTCTTCTAGAACTTCATATTGAACAAGGTCCAGTTCTAGAATCTTCAAAAGTAGATATAGGTGTTGTAGAAGGCGTTGTTGGAATGGTAAACTATGAATTTGAATTTATTGGCCAAGCTGGTCATGCTGGAACAGTTCCACAAAAAATGAGAAAGGATGCTCTTTTAGCAGCTTCTGAAGCCATTCAATATTTGCATAAAGAACTTGATAAACTTCATGATAATTTAGTGTATACTACCGGTAGAATAATTTGCTTCCCTAATATACATACGATCATACCGGATAATGTTAAATTCACATTAGATGCAAGACATCAAGATCCAAAAGTAATACAACAAGTGGTTAAAATTATCGAAAATATCCCTAAAGAATTAGCAAATTGTAAAGTCACTTACAGGAAATTATGGTCACGTAAAACTGTTAGTTTCAATAATAAATTGATTAATTTCGTGGAGAAAAATGCTAATCTTTACGGTTACTCTAATATGAGAATGTATAGCGGTCCCGGCCATGATGCCCAATTTGCAGCAGACATGTTACCTACAACCATGATTTTCGTTCCAAGTATTGGTGGTCACAGCCATTGTGAAATAGAAAAAACACCACTTGATAATTGTTTAAAAGGAGCTAATGTGTTGCTACAAACAATTTTAGATATAGATAAAAAATAA
- a CDS encoding ABC transporter permease, which yields MDFSIRRVNALVKKEMKDFVKNINASMMYLIPIALSIFYSRLSNISNDPIVKRTLLIICVGMNISFISSMVVAMMIAEEKEKNTLRTLMLSSVSPWEFLTGKAIITIFISEIVNIAMLFIIGFDANYLVKYVLITSLLLFSMIEIGAIVGVFCKNQMATGIYSIPVIMIFYVIPMAAKTNTIMGTIANLLPNLIII from the coding sequence ATGGATTTTTCAATAAGAAGGGTAAATGCACTAGTAAAAAAAGAAATGAAGGATTTTGTAAAGAATATAAATGCTTCTATGATGTATCTTATACCAATAGCATTAAGTATTTTTTATTCAAGACTTAGCAATATATCAAATGATCCTATAGTTAAAAGAACTTTATTGATTATTTGTGTAGGCATGAATATATCATTTATATCCAGTATGGTTGTGGCTATGATGATTGCAGAAGAAAAAGAAAAAAATACTTTAAGAACTTTAATGCTTTCATCTGTATCACCTTGGGAATTTTTAACTGGAAAGGCTATTATAACTATTTTTATATCAGAAATTGTTAATATAGCAATGCTTTTTATAATAGGATTTGATGCTAATTATTTAGTGAAATATGTACTTATAACTAGTTTATTACTTTTTAGTATGATAGAGATTGGAGCCATAGTTGGTGTGTTTTGTAAAAATCAAATGGCTACGGGAATTTATAGTATACCTGTGATTATGATATTTTATGTAATACCAATGGCTGCAAAAACAAATACAATAATGGGAACAATAGCAAACTTATTACCTAATTTAATTATCATATGA
- a CDS encoding ABC transporter ATP-binding protein: MEKIISMKNVTKNFKENRALKNLNLSIEEGEIFGFLGPSGAGKTTTIKLLTAQLIATSGEIKVLGKNIYPNRKEIVKNIGILSDTSGMYDRLSVLDNLMLFANINNIPKKNVLEILDSIGMKDTVKKEVKKLSKGMKQRLMVARAVLHRPKLLFLDEPTSSLDPDTTLEVHKLLRRLNEEGTTIFLTTHNMFEADKLCDRVAFLNDGEIVDMGNPQELKLKYTNDDIKVILKDESKEIMVKNSSEGALKIKSWMEEGQLIAIHSMEPSLEKIFLALTGREL; this comes from the coding sequence ATGGAGAAAATTATTTCTATGAAAAATGTAACAAAAAATTTTAAAGAAAATAGGGCTTTAAAAAATTTAAATCTTAGTATTGAAGAAGGAGAGATCTTTGGATTTTTAGGTCCAAGTGGAGCAGGAAAAACTACTACTATTAAATTATTGACAGCTCAATTAATAGCAACTAGTGGCGAGATTAAGGTTCTTGGAAAAAATATTTATCCTAATAGAAAAGAAATAGTTAAAAATATTGGGATACTATCTGATACTAGTGGAATGTATGATAGATTGTCTGTCTTAGATAATCTTATGCTTTTTGCAAATATAAATAATATTCCTAAGAAAAATGTTTTAGAGATACTAGATAGTATAGGGATGAAAGATACTGTGAAAAAGGAAGTTAAAAAACTTTCAAAGGGTATGAAACAAAGACTTATGGTAGCTAGGGCTGTGCTTCATAGACCTAAATTATTGTTTTTGGACGAACCTACTTCTTCACTAGATCCAGATACAACTTTAGAAGTTCACAAATTACTTAGAAGGCTTAATGAAGAGGGAACCACAATATTTTTGACCACTCATAACATGTTTGAAGCTGATAAACTTTGTGATAGGGTAGCATTTTTAAATGATGGTGAAATAGTAGATATGGGAAATCCTCAAGAATTAAAATTAAAATATACTAATGATGATATTAAGGTAATCTTAAAGGATGAAAGTAAAGAAATTATGGTGAAAAATAGTTCAGAAGGTGCTTTGAAAATTAAAAGTTGGATGGAGGAAGGGCAGTTAATTGCAATTCATTCTATGGAACCAAGCTTAGAAAAAATATTTTTGGCTCTTACAGGGAGGGAACTATAA